The Juglans regia cultivar Chandler chromosome 2, Walnut 2.0, whole genome shotgun sequence genome includes a window with the following:
- the LOC108999239 gene encoding protein NRT1/ PTR FAMILY 2.11-like isoform X1 produces the protein MEKNDGGNMENNEKDVGTKEPKINYRGWRVMPFIIGNETFEKLGAIGTLSNLLIYLTSVFNMKSITAATMINVFNGTTNFSTLIGAFLCDTYFGRYKTLGFATVASFMGLLLIQLTAAIKKLHPPSCGSGEIDTCKGATAGQLAFLLTGFGSLIVGAAGIRPCNLAFGADQFNPETESGKRGINSFFNWYFFTFTFAQLVSLTLIVYVQSNVSWAIGLGIPAILMLISCALFFMGSKMYVKVKATGSPVTSLIQVIVVAIKKRSLKPPEQPWLSLFNYVPPSSINSKLPYSEQFRFLDKAAIVTPGDEINPDGSATDPWKLCTMQQVEEVKCLFRVIPIWIAALIYYLVMVQQNTYAVFQAQQSNRRLGNSNFKIPAASYTVFLMLSMTIWIPIYDRIVVPFLQRLTGKEGGITVLQRMGIGIFLSIITMLVSALVEGRRRTIALTKPTLGVEPRRGAISSMSGLWLIPQLTLTGLVEAFAAIGQVEFYYKQFPENMRSIGGSLLYCGMGGSSYLSSFLISVIHRTTKGAATGNWLPEDLNKGRLDYFYYTIAAIEVLNFGYFLVCARWYRYKGTGKDDTLEEKIGSTQSGKTIA, from the exons atgGAGAAGAATGATGGAGGAAACATGGAGAATAATGAGAAAGATGTTGGAACTAAAGAGCCTAAAATTAACTACAGAGGATGGAGAGTCATGCCATTTATCATAG GGAATGAGACTTTTGAGAAGCTGGGAGCCATTGGCACCTTATCCAACCTCTTGATCTATCTTACTAGTGTCTTCAACATGAAGAGCATTACAGCTGCAACCATGATCAACGTCTTCAATGGTACCACCAACTTCTCCACCTTGATTGGTGCTTTCCTCTGTGACACTTACTTTGGTCGCTATAAGACATTGGGGTTTGCGACAGTCGCCTCCTTTATG GGGTTGCTTCTGATACAACTAACAGCGGCAATCAAGAAGCTGCATCCACCCTCCTGCGGATCAGGAGAGATTGACACGTGCAAAGGGGCAACAGCAGGGCAATTGGCATTTTTACTGACTGGGTTTGGATCTCTAATAGTAGGGGCTGCTGGCATTCGGCCATGCAACCTGGCCTTTGGAGCCGACCAATTCAACCCTGAAACAGAATCTGGGAAGAGGGGAATCAATAGTTTTTTCAATTGGTACTTCTTTACCTTTACTTTTGCTCAGTTGGTATCCTTGACACTCATTGTGTATGTGCAATCCAATGTGAGCTGGGCTATAGGTTTAGGAATTCCAGCAATTCTGATGCTCATTTCGTGTGCACTCTTTTTCATGGGTTCAAAAATGTATGTGAAAGTTAAAGCCACAGGTAGTCCTGTGACCAGTCTGATACAGGTCATAGTGGTTGCTATTAAGAAAAGGTCGTTAAAACCACCAGAACAGCCATGGCTCTCCCTCTTCAACTATGTTCCTCCCAGTTCTATTAACTCCAAACTTCCATACTCCGAGCAATTCAG ATTCCTGGACAAAGCCGCAATTGTGACCCCCGGAGATGAAATAAACCCGGATGGATCAGCAACTGATCCTTGGAAACTATGCACCATGCAGCAAGTGGAGGAAGTGAAGTGCTTGTTCAGAGTGATTCCTATATGGATTGCAGCCCTCATATATTATCTTGTCATGGTTCAACAGAATACTTATGCAGTATTCCAAGCCCAGCAATCTAACAGACGCCTAGGAAACAGCAACTTCAAGATCCCAGCTGCATCCTACACTGTCTTTTTAATGCTGAGCATGACCATTTGGATACCCATCTATGACAGAATTGTTGTCCCATTCCTCCAAAGGCTCACTGGAAAAGAAGGCGGCATCACAGTCCTCCAGAGGATGGGAATTGGCATATTTCTCTCCATTATCACTATGCTAGTATCTGCTCTGGTGGAAGGGCGCCGAAGGACAATAGCTCTAACCAAGCCAACTCTAGGAGTTGAACCAAGAAGAGGTGCTATTTCCTCAATGTCAGGTCTCTGGTTGATTCCTCAACTAACACTAACTGGACTAGTTGAAGCATTCGCAGCCATTGGCCAAGTTGAATTCTACTACAAGCAATTCCCTGAGAATATGAGAAGCATTGGTGGATCTTTATTATATTGTGGCATGGGAGGTTCAAGTTATTTGAGTAGTTTCCTGATATCAGTTATTCATCGAACAACAAAGGGGGCTGCAACCGGGAATTGGTTGCCAGAAGATCTTAACAAGGGAAGATTGGACTACTTTTATTACACAATTGCTGCTATAGAGGTGCTGAATTTTGGCTACTTTCTAGTTTGTGCAAGGTGGTACAGGTACAAAGGGACAGGCAAGGATGATACCCTTGAAGAGAAGATTGGATCAACACAATCTGGAAAAACAATCGCCTGA
- the LOC108999239 gene encoding protein NRT1/ PTR FAMILY 2.11-like isoform X2 has product MKSITAATMINVFNGTTNFSTLIGAFLCDTYFGRYKTLGFATVASFMGLLLIQLTAAIKKLHPPSCGSGEIDTCKGATAGQLAFLLTGFGSLIVGAAGIRPCNLAFGADQFNPETESGKRGINSFFNWYFFTFTFAQLVSLTLIVYVQSNVSWAIGLGIPAILMLISCALFFMGSKMYVKVKATGSPVTSLIQVIVVAIKKRSLKPPEQPWLSLFNYVPPSSINSKLPYSEQFRFLDKAAIVTPGDEINPDGSATDPWKLCTMQQVEEVKCLFRVIPIWIAALIYYLVMVQQNTYAVFQAQQSNRRLGNSNFKIPAASYTVFLMLSMTIWIPIYDRIVVPFLQRLTGKEGGITVLQRMGIGIFLSIITMLVSALVEGRRRTIALTKPTLGVEPRRGAISSMSGLWLIPQLTLTGLVEAFAAIGQVEFYYKQFPENMRSIGGSLLYCGMGGSSYLSSFLISVIHRTTKGAATGNWLPEDLNKGRLDYFYYTIAAIEVLNFGYFLVCARWYRYKGTGKDDTLEEKIGSTQSGKTIA; this is encoded by the exons ATGAAGAGCATTACAGCTGCAACCATGATCAACGTCTTCAATGGTACCACCAACTTCTCCACCTTGATTGGTGCTTTCCTCTGTGACACTTACTTTGGTCGCTATAAGACATTGGGGTTTGCGACAGTCGCCTCCTTTATG GGGTTGCTTCTGATACAACTAACAGCGGCAATCAAGAAGCTGCATCCACCCTCCTGCGGATCAGGAGAGATTGACACGTGCAAAGGGGCAACAGCAGGGCAATTGGCATTTTTACTGACTGGGTTTGGATCTCTAATAGTAGGGGCTGCTGGCATTCGGCCATGCAACCTGGCCTTTGGAGCCGACCAATTCAACCCTGAAACAGAATCTGGGAAGAGGGGAATCAATAGTTTTTTCAATTGGTACTTCTTTACCTTTACTTTTGCTCAGTTGGTATCCTTGACACTCATTGTGTATGTGCAATCCAATGTGAGCTGGGCTATAGGTTTAGGAATTCCAGCAATTCTGATGCTCATTTCGTGTGCACTCTTTTTCATGGGTTCAAAAATGTATGTGAAAGTTAAAGCCACAGGTAGTCCTGTGACCAGTCTGATACAGGTCATAGTGGTTGCTATTAAGAAAAGGTCGTTAAAACCACCAGAACAGCCATGGCTCTCCCTCTTCAACTATGTTCCTCCCAGTTCTATTAACTCCAAACTTCCATACTCCGAGCAATTCAG ATTCCTGGACAAAGCCGCAATTGTGACCCCCGGAGATGAAATAAACCCGGATGGATCAGCAACTGATCCTTGGAAACTATGCACCATGCAGCAAGTGGAGGAAGTGAAGTGCTTGTTCAGAGTGATTCCTATATGGATTGCAGCCCTCATATATTATCTTGTCATGGTTCAACAGAATACTTATGCAGTATTCCAAGCCCAGCAATCTAACAGACGCCTAGGAAACAGCAACTTCAAGATCCCAGCTGCATCCTACACTGTCTTTTTAATGCTGAGCATGACCATTTGGATACCCATCTATGACAGAATTGTTGTCCCATTCCTCCAAAGGCTCACTGGAAAAGAAGGCGGCATCACAGTCCTCCAGAGGATGGGAATTGGCATATTTCTCTCCATTATCACTATGCTAGTATCTGCTCTGGTGGAAGGGCGCCGAAGGACAATAGCTCTAACCAAGCCAACTCTAGGAGTTGAACCAAGAAGAGGTGCTATTTCCTCAATGTCAGGTCTCTGGTTGATTCCTCAACTAACACTAACTGGACTAGTTGAAGCATTCGCAGCCATTGGCCAAGTTGAATTCTACTACAAGCAATTCCCTGAGAATATGAGAAGCATTGGTGGATCTTTATTATATTGTGGCATGGGAGGTTCAAGTTATTTGAGTAGTTTCCTGATATCAGTTATTCATCGAACAACAAAGGGGGCTGCAACCGGGAATTGGTTGCCAGAAGATCTTAACAAGGGAAGATTGGACTACTTTTATTACACAATTGCTGCTATAGAGGTGCTGAATTTTGGCTACTTTCTAGTTTGTGCAAGGTGGTACAGGTACAAAGGGACAGGCAAGGATGATACCCTTGAAGAGAAGATTGGATCAACACAATCTGGAAAAACAATCGCCTGA